The Verrucomicrobium spinosum DSM 4136 = JCM 18804 genome includes a region encoding these proteins:
- a CDS encoding ACT domain-containing protein produces the protein MKQLTVFVPNEIGVAARIASALADRGVNIEALDIESIETHGIVVLTVDHYDEALRALRDHGFQAITQDTLLICLEDRPGALARIAMRLRDAGLDLRSMHILRREEGSTFASLVASDNRKAAEILKDVLVVDRQASL, from the coding sequence ATGAAACAACTGACTGTCTTTGTCCCCAACGAAATCGGAGTGGCCGCCCGCATCGCCTCAGCCTTGGCCGACCGGGGAGTGAACATCGAGGCCCTGGATATTGAGAGTATCGAGACCCATGGCATCGTCGTGCTCACCGTAGATCACTATGACGAGGCCCTCCGCGCCCTTCGTGATCACGGCTTCCAGGCCATCACCCAGGACACCCTCTTGATCTGCCTGGAAGATCGCCCCGGTGCGCTCGCCCGCATCGCCATGCGCCTTCGCGACGCCGGACTCGATCTCCGCTCCATGCACATCCTGCGTCGCGAAGAAGGCAGCACCTTCGCCAGCCTCGTCGCCTCAGACAACCGCAAAGCCGCAGAGATCCTGAAGGATGTACTGGTAGTCGATCGCCAGGCCAGTCTGTGA
- a CDS encoding carboxypeptidase-like regulatory domain-containing protein — translation MLRLRLISLVVVLSFVVKASAADITGTVILGTGSPVQSATVLIQSARMRTGDSTMCPTCWRDCQRSARTNAQGEFRISGVADDLVFDLLALAEHHAPAVLRGVDPHKKPVTLSLTARDLSRIPLPHQIRGQVLDPYGKPLAGATISPAYSRPEDDDQTLTNAHGHFVLCSSKPFERSQIKITAPGHAGTWISVAKRSENAADVTITLQRGATVIGRLLANGKPITNATVGVAQKNRNGGQFLGPISSTTDTEGRFAIHDVRANDDWEFYGEMESVKSLGFIPAQAFHSPAPDAIHDLGDVQIERALSLSGRLVRQDGEPFPRGTRIGLSRSRAWDGQSLDVSPDGSFTAHGLPSIEELTLSLPLNFYVISLPDGFSSNPSSNGLTFRLNESHSGLLFPITWKDHKTKQQDDLIASVHKEFFPFLEEAKLPDLQAEALLNILVARASEIQNAVATNPGAYLQSHSNSHKVHAPRLQALLGPALYQAFDNWELTQEGQSFGEAIAKYSGKEWMTSEEAHHVTLAMGRLQRWLLEFHANRSPSATLSPDQLASMLKWLQSESYEVTANLVSPAKHETLRKAIQALYEQVAQEPSE, via the coding sequence ATGCTGAGATTGCGCCTAATTTCCCTGGTCGTCGTCCTTTCGTTCGTTGTGAAAGCAAGTGCCGCCGACATCACGGGCACGGTAATACTCGGCACGGGTAGTCCTGTTCAATCCGCCACGGTTCTCATTCAATCGGCCCGCATGCGCACGGGCGACTCGACGATGTGCCCCACCTGTTGGCGCGATTGTCAGCGCAGCGCCCGCACCAACGCCCAAGGGGAGTTCCGCATTTCAGGAGTGGCGGACGACCTCGTCTTCGATCTTCTGGCCCTTGCCGAGCATCACGCCCCGGCCGTGCTTCGCGGCGTGGATCCACATAAAAAACCAGTCACTCTGTCACTGACCGCACGCGATCTCTCCCGCATCCCGCTCCCCCATCAGATCCGGGGGCAAGTCCTGGATCCGTATGGAAAACCACTCGCTGGTGCGACGATCTCCCCCGCCTATTCCCGCCCAGAGGACGACGATCAAACCCTCACCAATGCCCACGGCCATTTCGTTCTCTGCTCCAGCAAGCCTTTCGAGAGAAGTCAGATTAAGATCACGGCACCCGGTCACGCCGGAACATGGATCAGTGTTGCCAAACGCTCCGAGAACGCCGCAGACGTAACCATCACCCTGCAACGTGGTGCAACGGTCATCGGCAGGCTCCTTGCAAACGGCAAGCCCATCACCAACGCAACCGTGGGAGTGGCTCAGAAAAACAGGAATGGCGGGCAATTTCTTGGTCCAATCAGCAGCACGACAGACACAGAAGGCAGATTCGCAATCCATGATGTGCGCGCCAATGATGACTGGGAGTTTTATGGCGAAATGGAAAGCGTGAAATCACTCGGCTTCATTCCCGCCCAGGCATTTCACTCTCCCGCCCCTGACGCCATCCATGATCTTGGCGATGTCCAGATAGAAAGAGCCCTCTCGCTTAGCGGTCGCCTGGTACGCCAGGACGGGGAGCCTTTTCCTCGCGGCACCCGGATTGGTCTCAGCCGCAGCAGGGCATGGGACGGACAATCACTTGATGTATCCCCCGATGGATCCTTCACTGCACACGGTCTCCCTTCGATTGAAGAGCTGACCCTGAGCTTGCCGCTGAACTTTTATGTTATTTCATTGCCGGACGGCTTCTCCAGCAACCCAAGCTCAAATGGCCTGACTTTTCGGCTGAACGAAAGCCACAGCGGACTTTTGTTCCCAATCACCTGGAAAGATCACAAGACAAAACAGCAGGACGATCTGATTGCGAGCGTCCACAAAGAGTTCTTCCCATTCCTGGAGGAAGCCAAATTGCCTGACCTACAAGCCGAAGCCCTCCTGAACATCCTTGTGGCACGGGCCTCCGAGATTCAGAATGCCGTCGCAACCAATCCAGGTGCTTATTTGCAAAGTCACTCCAACTCCCACAAAGTACACGCTCCGCGATTGCAGGCACTCCTCGGTCCCGCTTTGTATCAAGCATTCGACAACTGGGAGTTGACCCAGGAGGGGCAAAGCTTTGGCGAGGCCATTGCAAAATATAGCGGCAAGGAATGGATGACCTCGGAAGAAGCCCACCATGTCACGCTCGCCATGGGACGATTGCAACGTTGGTTGTTGGAGTTTCATGCGAACCGATCTCCATCAGCTACTCTGAGCCCTGATCAACTGGCCAGCATGCTCAAGTGGCTCCAGAGCGAATCATACGAAGTAACCGCCAATCTGGTCTCACCCGCCAAACACGAAACCCTCCGCAAGGCGATCCAGGCACTGTATGAACAGGTAGCACAGGAGCCATCTGAGTAG
- a CDS encoding IS1182-like element ISVsp9 family transposase, with product MSRFIAGADRDQVWLLPERLDDYVSEGNPVRFIDAFVEGLDPQQVPLLLTAPAATGRPRYAPGDLLKLFIYGYLNRVRSSRELEHLTQRNLEVIWLLKRLRPDHKTISEFRRVHRAAFKQVFRQFNVLCRDLALFGAELVAIDGTFFKAVNSRSRNFPQAKLENLIKNVDKGIEGYLKDLELNDAAADSPDALGTVKEANVDDLKERIAKLQSAKARYEQMQKDLEESGESQVSLTDPDARLLNKSTAQGSVVGYNVQSVVDGEHHLIVEIEATNQGNDFGQFTKMAVQAKEQLQVETLIGVADGGYYQINDLKAAEAQGIEVHVPQREDRLEKKGLFAREELRYDKEQDCYHCPGGARLERKSDNQIRGLRYEVYANSAACRDCPLRKQCTTGKLRKIRHEENPEVMKRVRERMAAQPEVYARRKGLVEHPFGTMKFWWGQGSLLTRGLAAVNAEVTLSALAYNMKRALKVVGVRALLERVSPALLASAS from the coding sequence ATGAGTCGTTTCATCGCTGGTGCGGATCGGGATCAAGTGTGGTTGTTGCCTGAACGCCTGGACGACTATGTATCCGAGGGCAACCCGGTGCGCTTCATTGATGCCTTTGTTGAGGGCCTGGACCCCCAGCAGGTGCCACTACTGCTCACTGCCCCGGCAGCCACCGGCAGACCTCGTTATGCTCCTGGTGATCTGCTCAAGCTCTTTATCTACGGCTATCTCAACCGGGTCCGTTCCAGCCGGGAGCTTGAGCATCTGACCCAACGCAATCTGGAGGTCATCTGGTTGCTCAAACGCCTGCGCCCCGACCACAAGACCATTAGTGAGTTTCGGCGCGTCCATCGGGCGGCTTTCAAGCAGGTCTTCCGGCAGTTCAATGTCCTGTGCCGGGACCTGGCGCTCTTCGGCGCAGAACTCGTGGCCATCGATGGCACCTTCTTCAAGGCCGTCAACTCCAGGAGCCGCAACTTCCCCCAGGCCAAGCTGGAGAACCTCATCAAGAACGTGGACAAGGGCATTGAGGGCTACCTCAAGGACCTTGAACTCAACGATGCCGCCGCAGACTCCCCTGACGCCCTGGGGACGGTCAAAGAGGCAAACGTCGACGATCTCAAGGAACGCATCGCCAAGCTCCAGAGTGCAAAGGCGCGCTACGAGCAGATGCAGAAGGACCTTGAAGAGAGCGGTGAGAGCCAGGTGTCACTCACCGATCCTGACGCCCGCTTGCTCAACAAGAGCACGGCCCAGGGCAGTGTCGTGGGCTACAACGTGCAGAGCGTGGTCGATGGAGAACATCATCTTATTGTCGAAATCGAAGCCACCAACCAGGGCAACGACTTTGGGCAGTTCACCAAGATGGCGGTGCAGGCCAAGGAGCAGTTGCAAGTGGAGACGCTCATTGGCGTGGCCGACGGAGGGTACTATCAAATCAACGATCTGAAGGCCGCCGAGGCCCAGGGCATCGAGGTGCATGTGCCCCAGCGGGAGGATCGCCTGGAGAAGAAGGGCTTGTTTGCCCGTGAGGAGTTGCGCTACGACAAGGAACAGGACTGCTATCATTGCCCTGGCGGAGCCAGGCTTGAACGGAAAAGCGACAACCAGATCCGCGGCCTTCGATATGAAGTGTACGCGAACTCTGCGGCCTGCCGGGACTGTCCTTTGAGGAAGCAGTGCACCACGGGGAAGCTTCGCAAGATCCGCCATGAGGAGAACCCGGAGGTGATGAAGCGGGTGCGGGAGCGCATGGCGGCCCAGCCAGAGGTGTATGCGCGGCGCAAGGGGTTGGTGGAACACCCCTTTGGCACGATGAAGTTTTGGTGGGGGCAAGGATCCCTGCTGACGCGTGGACTGGCAGCGGTGAATGCGGAGGTGACGCTCAGTGCCCTGGCCTACAACATGAAGCGTGCGCTCAAAGTGGTGGGAGTGCGCGCATTGCTTGAGCGGGTGAGCCCGGCCCTGCTGGCATCAGCCAGCTAG
- a CDS encoding shikimate kinase has product MGTETRLTAIARDWNGPAPRRINVIGTSGSGKSTFARRLAGQLNLPFVEMDSLFWGANWRQATDVEFFARVQAAVDEPAWVLDGNYTRTVPVKWARVDLVIWLDYPFRTTMWQAIRRAVTRVWSKEELWPGTGNRESFRRTFLSRDSIIWWTLTTYGKVRAKYVAMLADPKFTEVQFVRLRSHAEAAAFIDRWKCCLSAEKQQ; this is encoded by the coding sequence ATGGGGACTGAGACTCGCCTCACTGCCATTGCACGCGATTGGAATGGGCCTGCGCCGAGGCGTATCAATGTGATCGGCACCAGTGGCAGTGGGAAATCTACCTTCGCCAGGCGTCTTGCCGGCCAGTTGAATTTGCCGTTTGTCGAGATGGACAGCCTCTTCTGGGGTGCCAACTGGCGCCAAGCCACAGACGTAGAATTCTTTGCCCGGGTGCAGGCGGCCGTGGATGAGCCCGCTTGGGTACTGGACGGCAACTACACTCGAACCGTCCCGGTGAAGTGGGCCCGGGTGGATTTGGTCATCTGGCTGGACTATCCCTTCCGCACCACGATGTGGCAGGCCATCAGGCGGGCTGTCACGCGGGTGTGGAGTAAAGAGGAACTCTGGCCGGGCACGGGGAATCGGGAGTCTTTCCGACGAACGTTCCTCAGCAGGGACTCCATCATCTGGTGGACGCTGACCACCTACGGGAAGGTTCGCGCCAAGTATGTGGCCATGCTGGCTGATCCGAAGTTTACAGAGGTGCAGTTTGTCAGGCTGCGAAGTCATGCGGAGGCAGCAGCCTTCATCGACCGATGGAAATGCTGCCTGTCCGCAGAGAAACAGCAATAG
- the hisA gene encoding phosphoribosylformimino-5-aminoimidazole carboxamide ribotide isomerase — protein sequence MTRFRPCIDLHDGKVKQIVGSTLKDEGEGPKENFVSEKPAAWFAEKYREDGLAGGHVIMLGRGNEEAAISALQAYPGGLHVGGGIRPENAAKYLEAGASHVIVTSYVFDDAYRFSEARLQQMVNEVGASRLVLDLSCRANQDGWVVAMNRWQTMTDLIVDGDAFDRLACYCDEFLIHAVDVEGKCEGIDESLVQCLSLWCEKPVTYAGGARSVADLKRVEDISGGRVDVTIGSALDIFGGKLAKYEDCVAFNRR from the coding sequence ATGACCCGGTTCCGCCCCTGCATTGATCTTCACGATGGCAAAGTGAAGCAGATCGTCGGTTCCACCCTCAAAGATGAGGGTGAGGGGCCGAAAGAGAACTTTGTCAGCGAAAAGCCAGCGGCATGGTTCGCAGAGAAGTACCGTGAAGACGGTCTGGCTGGTGGCCACGTGATCATGCTGGGCAGGGGGAATGAGGAGGCGGCGATCTCCGCGCTTCAGGCTTATCCGGGCGGGTTGCATGTAGGGGGCGGGATTCGCCCTGAGAATGCCGCGAAGTATCTTGAGGCGGGGGCCAGTCATGTGATCGTGACGAGCTACGTTTTTGATGATGCGTACCGCTTCAGCGAAGCTCGGTTGCAGCAGATGGTGAATGAGGTCGGTGCGTCGCGTCTGGTTTTGGACCTGAGCTGCCGGGCGAATCAGGATGGATGGGTGGTGGCGATGAATCGTTGGCAGACAATGACGGACCTGATCGTTGATGGTGATGCCTTTGACCGCCTGGCTTGCTATTGTGACGAGTTCCTGATTCATGCGGTCGATGTGGAGGGCAAGTGCGAGGGGATCGATGAATCTCTGGTGCAGTGCCTGAGCCTCTGGTGTGAGAAGCCGGTGACCTACGCTGGTGGAGCCAGGAGTGTGGCAGACCTCAAGCGTGTTGAGGATATCAGTGGGGGGCGAGTCGATGTGACCATTGGGAGCGCCCTGGACATTTTTGGCGGCAAGCTCGCCAAGTACGAGGACTGCGTGGCGTTCAACCGGCGGTAG
- the map gene encoding type I methionyl aminopeptidase — translation MALSFDRIPTRHGKALDGIRAACGLARDILLKTAALVEPGMTTAELDKFVAAEIKAQGAVSAFYKYKGAGGPFPAYACIGLNDVVVHGIGNNVPIKPGDIVKIDVGIIKDGWVGDNALTVPVPPIAPDVQKLLSATEDALEVAIDWARDGLMLGDLCHSVENYVRRFGFSVVREFVGHGVGRKLHEEPQVPNYGVKGARPRLRTGMTLAIEPMINMGAEQTKILSDGWTVLTMDNKPSAHYEHVVLITDGEPEVLTARPRLNPRLTTPLNRTVA, via the coding sequence ATGGCACTTTCGTTTGACCGTATTCCCACCCGACATGGCAAAGCCCTGGACGGTATTCGCGCTGCATGTGGCCTGGCGCGTGACATTCTTCTGAAGACGGCCGCCTTGGTCGAGCCCGGCATGACTACTGCCGAGTTGGACAAGTTCGTCGCTGCCGAGATCAAGGCCCAAGGGGCGGTGAGCGCCTTCTACAAATACAAAGGTGCGGGTGGACCCTTCCCAGCCTATGCCTGCATTGGTCTGAATGATGTGGTGGTCCATGGGATCGGCAACAACGTTCCGATCAAGCCGGGCGACATCGTTAAGATTGATGTCGGCATCATCAAGGACGGCTGGGTCGGGGACAATGCTCTGACAGTGCCGGTTCCTCCGATTGCACCGGATGTGCAGAAGTTGCTCTCCGCCACGGAAGATGCGCTTGAAGTGGCCATCGACTGGGCGCGCGACGGCTTGATGTTGGGTGACCTGTGTCACTCGGTTGAGAACTATGTGCGGCGTTTTGGTTTCTCGGTGGTCCGGGAGTTCGTGGGGCATGGCGTTGGACGCAAACTTCACGAAGAACCTCAGGTGCCGAACTATGGCGTGAAGGGCGCTCGTCCTCGGCTCCGCACCGGGATGACGTTGGCAATTGAGCCTATGATCAACATGGGTGCCGAGCAGACAAAGATCTTGAGCGACGGCTGGACGGTGCTGACGATGGACAACAAGCCCAGCGCTCATTATGAGCACGTGGTCTTGATCACCGATGGGGAGCCCGAGGTGCTGACAGCGCGGCCGCGATTGAATCCGCGTCTGACGACTCCGCTTAATCGCACGGTCGCCTGA
- the secY gene encoding preprotein translocase subunit SecY: MISAFVNIFKIPDLRQRILYTLAMIVIVRIGYAITLPGVNPHVLQAWIDSKAEASASPFAAAAALLNVFSGGGLERCAIFALGIMPYISASIMMQLLTAVVPSISKLSREDGGRQKINQWTRFATVGLCVFQGYLLAVSLKNPGQNIFLHGLEEIMGKYGPLVPDYGFWSFVIPAVFAMTAGSLFIMWLGEQITERGIGNGVSLLICINIVAELPGALVRVWKTYIGREGAGAMDALTLLGLITLLIVVIAGIIALTQAQRRIPIQYAKRVVGRKVYGGQTQYMPLKVNYAGVMPIIFAQAIVLFPSQIISFLFPDVASVRQWAEWLTSGTPYVVISTSLIFFFSYFWVATMFQPNQIAEDLKKSGGYIPGVRPGKPTADFMDFTMSRLTFAGALFLTLIYVFPMLLQKQVNLDPRVSQFFGGTSILILVGVVLDMMRQVETHLLQRHYDGFLRKGKIRGRFDRPGQSGGIAANPKLVVMLWTVIAVIALIGVSFAIFHGK, translated from the coding sequence ATGATCTCCGCTTTCGTCAACATCTTCAAAATACCGGATCTGCGCCAACGCATCCTCTACACACTGGCCATGATCGTCATTGTGCGCATCGGCTATGCGATCACGCTGCCGGGTGTGAATCCCCACGTGCTACAGGCGTGGATTGACAGCAAGGCAGAGGCGTCTGCCTCACCCTTTGCTGCAGCTGCGGCTTTGTTGAATGTGTTCAGCGGTGGCGGTCTGGAGCGCTGTGCGATTTTTGCCTTGGGGATCATGCCCTACATCAGCGCCAGCATCATGATGCAGCTGCTGACCGCGGTCGTGCCTAGCATCAGCAAGCTCTCCCGTGAGGACGGTGGACGCCAGAAGATCAACCAGTGGACTCGGTTTGCCACGGTTGGTCTTTGTGTGTTCCAGGGCTATCTGCTTGCTGTCTCACTCAAGAACCCGGGACAAAACATCTTCCTGCACGGTCTTGAGGAGATCATGGGCAAGTATGGCCCATTGGTGCCTGACTATGGATTCTGGAGCTTTGTGATTCCAGCTGTGTTTGCCATGACGGCGGGCAGCTTGTTCATCATGTGGCTCGGCGAACAAATCACTGAACGCGGCATCGGCAACGGTGTGTCGCTTCTGATCTGTATCAACATTGTGGCTGAACTCCCTGGCGCCCTGGTGCGTGTGTGGAAGACCTACATCGGTCGCGAAGGTGCCGGTGCCATGGATGCACTGACATTGCTGGGGCTCATCACTCTCCTCATCGTCGTGATCGCAGGCATCATCGCCCTCACGCAGGCCCAGCGCCGCATTCCGATCCAGTACGCCAAGCGCGTGGTGGGCCGCAAAGTGTACGGCGGGCAGACTCAGTACATGCCGCTCAAGGTGAACTATGCAGGCGTGATGCCCATCATCTTTGCCCAGGCGATCGTGCTCTTCCCCTCCCAGATCATCAGCTTCCTTTTCCCGGATGTCGCCAGTGTGCGCCAGTGGGCGGAATGGCTGACCAGCGGTACTCCTTATGTGGTCATCTCCACGTCTCTGATCTTCTTCTTCAGCTACTTCTGGGTGGCGACGATGTTCCAGCCAAACCAGATTGCGGAAGATCTCAAGAAGAGCGGTGGCTATATTCCCGGAGTTCGCCCTGGGAAGCCGACGGCTGATTTCATGGATTTCACCATGAGCCGCCTCACTTTCGCCGGTGCCTTGTTCCTGACCCTGATCTACGTTTTCCCGATGCTGCTGCAAAAGCAGGTCAACCTGGATCCTCGCGTGAGCCAGTTCTTCGGTGGTACGAGCATCCTGATCCTTGTGGGTGTGGTGCTCGACATGATGCGCCAAGTAGAAACCCACTTGCTGCAACGCCACTACGACGGTTTCCTCCGCAAGGGCAAGATTCGCGGTCGTTTCGACCGTCCGGGTCAGTCCGGTGGTATCGCCGCCAATCCGAAACTGGTGGTGATGCTTTGGACCGTTATCGCGGTAATTGCCCTGATTGGGGTATCGTTCGCGATCTTCCACGGCAAATAA
- the rplO gene encoding 50S ribosomal protein L15 translates to MRLHNLKPQPGAKHRRKRVGCGESSGHGKTSGRGHKGQKARSGGAIRPGFEGGQMPLHRRLPKKGFNNTQFRDITEVVNVGDLDGRFDDGAVVNQQSLRDVGLVKRRCDVVKILGDGVVERKLTVQVDKISASAKEKIEKAGGTVTLTA, encoded by the coding sequence ATGAGACTGCACAACCTTAAACCCCAGCCCGGGGCCAAGCACCGCCGCAAGCGTGTTGGCTGCGGTGAGAGCTCGGGTCACGGCAAGACTTCAGGCCGTGGACACAAGGGGCAGAAAGCACGCTCCGGCGGCGCGATTCGCCCTGGCTTTGAAGGTGGCCAGATGCCCCTTCACCGTCGGCTTCCCAAGAAGGGTTTCAACAACACCCAGTTCCGTGACATCACGGAAGTGGTCAATGTCGGTGACCTTGATGGCCGTTTCGACGACGGCGCAGTGGTGAACCAGCAGTCCCTTCGTGATGTGGGTCTGGTGAAGCGCCGTTGCGACGTGGTGAAGATTCTCGGCGACGGCGTTGTGGAGCGTAAACTGACCGTCCAGGTGGACAAGATCAGTGCCTCCGCCAAAGAGAAGATTGAAAAGGCTGGCGGCACGGTAACTCTGACCGCATAA
- the rpsE gene encoding 30S ribosomal protein S5: protein MATFNRNPRGGNQRQESESRSDMSEKVVFINRCAKVVKGGRRFSFSALVVAGDLQGKVGFGFGKANEVSDAIKKATESSRKDLVKVNILNATIPHEVMGEHGGGRVLLKPASPGTGIIAGGGVRAVCEAAGIKDVLAKSFGSSNHANVVKATLAALAALRLPDEILKMRGKKVAEKAAL, encoded by the coding sequence ATGGCAACGTTTAACAGGAACCCCCGGGGCGGCAATCAGCGTCAGGAATCCGAGTCCCGTTCCGACATGTCCGAGAAGGTGGTTTTCATCAACCGCTGCGCCAAGGTCGTGAAGGGTGGTCGTCGCTTCAGCTTCAGCGCCCTCGTGGTGGCTGGCGATCTCCAGGGCAAAGTAGGCTTCGGCTTCGGCAAAGCCAACGAGGTGTCCGACGCAATCAAGAAGGCGACGGAATCTTCCCGCAAGGATCTCGTGAAGGTCAACATTCTCAACGCCACCATCCCGCACGAAGTGATGGGTGAACATGGCGGTGGCCGCGTACTGCTCAAGCCCGCCTCCCCTGGTACGGGCATCATCGCCGGTGGCGGTGTGCGTGCAGTGTGTGAAGCGGCTGGCATCAAGGACGTCCTTGCGAAGTCCTTTGGCTCCAGCAACCACGCCAACGTGGTGAAGGCAACCCTGGCGGCTCTTGCTGCTCTGCGCCTTCCTGATGAAATCCTCAAGATGCGCGGCAAGAAAGTGGCTGAGAAAGCTGCTCTCTAA
- the rplR gene encoding 50S ribosomal protein L18 gives MATIKRKAIRRLVHARIRKTLRGTAERPRLAVHFSNQRVYAQLINDDEGKTIVSASTIEAALASKAANVANATKVGEAIAERALEKNITSVVFDRGGFFFHGKVKALADAARAKGLQF, from the coding sequence ATGGCTACCATCAAACGCAAAGCGATCCGGCGCCTCGTTCATGCCCGTATTCGCAAGACCCTTCGGGGGACGGCCGAGCGCCCCCGTCTCGCGGTTCATTTCTCCAATCAACGCGTGTACGCCCAGCTCATCAATGATGACGAGGGCAAGACGATTGTGTCGGCTTCGACGATCGAAGCGGCGCTTGCTTCCAAAGCCGCCAACGTGGCCAACGCCACCAAGGTGGGTGAGGCGATCGCTGAACGCGCTCTTGAGAAGAACATCACGAGCGTGGTGTTCGACCGCGGCGGTTTCTTCTTTCACGGCAAAGTCAAAGCGCTGGCTGATGCCGCGCGCGCCAAGGGTCTTCAGTTCTAA
- the rplF gene encoding 50S ribosomal protein L6, with product MSRVGKQPIALPDKVSVKIAGNNVHVEGPKGKLDYVLPEGITLQQDGQSLAVTRASEDRRVRALHGTAQRLISNMVHGVSTGFKKDLEIQGVGFRAAVKGSNLDLSLGYSHPLLHPIPQGLKVTVNENTKISVEGIDKQVVGQFAADVRGYYPPEPYKGKGVRYVGEHVRRKEGKSVK from the coding sequence ATGTCACGAGTAGGTAAACAACCCATCGCACTTCCGGACAAAGTCAGCGTCAAGATCGCTGGCAACAACGTGCACGTCGAGGGCCCCAAGGGCAAGCTTGACTACGTTCTCCCCGAAGGCATCACTCTTCAACAGGACGGCCAGTCTCTGGCTGTGACCCGCGCTTCTGAAGACCGCCGCGTGCGTGCCCTCCATGGCACGGCCCAGCGTCTGATCAGCAACATGGTCCACGGTGTGAGCACTGGCTTCAAAAAGGACCTCGAAATCCAGGGCGTGGGCTTCCGTGCCGCCGTCAAGGGTTCCAATCTGGACTTGAGCCTCGGTTATTCCCACCCGCTGCTTCACCCCATTCCCCAGGGCCTCAAGGTTACGGTGAATGAGAACACGAAGATCAGCGTGGAAGGCATCGACAAGCAGGTCGTCGGCCAGTTCGCCGCTGACGTCCGCGGCTACTACCCGCCGGAGCCTTACAAGGGCAAGGGTGTGCGTTATGTGGGCGAACACGTCCGCCGCAAGGAAGGCAAGAGCGTCAAGTAA